The genomic region ATTCAATTGTCAGCCAATCTCCAAAAACGGGTATAATCGAAAATCCTGCAATAAATATAGATTCAATTGAATTGCATTTTAAACATTTGGAAAAAACTACCATAGATATGATATAAAAAAATATAAAAAATGGACGAAAATATAGGCTGACAAGTTCAGGGGTAAATGATAGCATGATAGATTGTATGTATATTAATATATGTGATATAGGGTATATGTCACCATGTATGATATGGCCATTTTTTGCAATCTCATTTATTAGATAAATTTGGCTATGGGTGTCGCCTGCGCCATAAAATACGTATCCTCTAAATAAAGGAATTGAAAAAAGGATCATCATCGATATAATAGCTCCTATCAATAATAATATACAATTAGCAAATTTTAAATTTTTATTAAAAAATAAAAAGGAAAAAAGAATAACTGTGGGCATACAAATTAAAACCCATAAAAATGAAGGGTATACGTCATAGATAGATATCTCATAACCACTGGTAGCTGGAGCATTTAAAATTATAAAGAGAGAGAGCGAAATGCAAATAAAACTTATGACGGTTGATAATAATGTTAAATTAATTTTGACCGATTTCATACTTCACTTCTTTTATTTATCAACTCATAATATATTTTAATATATTGATCTGTTATGCCATTCCAATTCAATTTTTTTATTGAAATATCTCTAGAATTTTTTGATAGAAATGAGTGATTTGTTTTTATATCAATTATTTTTTGGGCTATGCTGTCCTCATCTACATCATTTATGACATAGCCATTCAACCCATCCTGAACGATGACCCTGTTCGCCCCTACATTTGATACTAGTGCGGGTAGACCTGAGGCGCACGCCTCCAATAGTGATGATGATATGCCTTCTCCGCTTGAAATCAAAGAGAACATATCCGATGCGGCATAAAGTTCTGATAATACTATGGGGCCTACAAAATCGATGAACCTAACCCGATCTCTACAACATGGATCTACCATAGATATTAGTTCTTTTTTTTGTGGGCCATCGCCGACTAATAATAAAAACGCATTATTTATTTTATGTAATACCTTCTCAAATGCTTGGATTAATAAATCTAGCCGTTTTACTTTTACGAATCGTCCCGTATAAATGATAATGAAAGCATCTTTTGGCAATTTATGTTTTTCTCTCAAACTCTCTTTATTTTCAGATGGCTTAAAAAAAAGTATGTCCACTCCATGAGGTATCATATTTACAATTTTTCTTCTATCATGGCCAAAAGAAATAAGCGTATCTATGGATATTGTAGAATATGGTATAATCCTATCAGCGTTCTGAATTATTCTTGATGAGACTAATTTTGAATATATTTTTCCGATAAAATCAACATATTTTTTACCATAAAACCAATCATAGCCCGGAACACTATTTATTGATAGAACGACGGGTATATTAACAAAGGCATTTTTTCTAAGTAGCGGGAGACAAATAAGATGCTCAGGGAAATAAAAATGAATAATGTCTATCTGTTTTTCTTTAACGATCTTCAATAAATCAAAATATTCTTTTATGGGGTTTATGAAGGGATATGCAATGTCAGGAAATATAAATTTATTATTGATGTAATGCATTTCTACGTTTTCAGGTGGAGATGCAATTTTAATTTTTCCGCTTTTATCTTTAAATTGAACATATGATTTTTTAATTGTATAGAAATATACGTTATTTCCACGATTGGCCACAAGATGTGCCAGGTATAATGCAGGAGAAACGTTAACTCCATGAGAGAATGGGCTAACATAGAGTATATTCATTATTTATCAGCCCCAATTCTTGAGAACAAGTCCACGTATTCTGTTATAATTCCCTCCCAGGAATAATTTTTCATTACTTTTATATATATTTCATCCTTTAAATTTGCATATTTTTCCGGCATTTTTTCTATTGATTCAATCCGTTCTCTTAGTTCTTCTGCATCTTTAAAATAAATTGCACTTTCTCCACAAACTTCTCGATTGAACTCGTTATCGTGTGCCACTATGATGTTTTTCATGCTCATAGCCTCTAAAAGCGATGGATTTGTTCCGCCAACCGAGTGCCCATGTACATATGCAAAGCAGTTTTGCCTGAGCATGTCCAGCAAACTTTTATCATTATATATTGCCCCCGCCATCAATATTCTTCCTTCTTTATCATTTTCCAGTATCGCACGTATTGCCTTTTTATAATTTTTGCTGGTATAGTCTCCAACGACAACTAGAGGTTTTTTTGATTTACTTTTTAAGTAGCCTTCAAGTATTGTATGGATATTGTTTTCAGGCTCAAGCCTGGCTACCACCAGCCAATACGAATCAGGAAAAATTTTATAGTTATCATCTATATATCTTTGTAATTTCTTTTCATCCCATGGGTTAATCTCTATATCACTAACGCCATATGGGATATAAATTGTCTTTTTTCGATATCTATTATCTATATGATTTAATAAAGATCTACTATCTATGACTATCCTATCCGCGCCCATTACTGTCATTTTAAACATGAACTTCAAAATAATCCTTTCAACTGGATTGAATTTAGGCCTTTTCCACTCAATGCCATCAACATTAACAATACTCTTTTTCCCCAAAAGTCTTGGAAAGAGCACAAAAATGTTTGCGCCTACCCCAAGACTATACACAATATCGCATTTGAAATAAATTGGACAGGCTATGTTAAAATAAATATCATATAATATTTCAAATAATTTTCTAAGTAAATAATTATTTGATATTTTTATTGGAAAATATATTAATTTAACCCCCTTATGATAAGGCAGCTCGCCAATTCCATTCTTTTCACAACTGCAATATACTTTAAAGCCTTTATTTACGAGTCTAGGCGCCAGTTCACTTACAAATGTTTCAAAACCGCCATAATTTCCGATCCCTCGTGCGCCAACTATTGCAATTTTTTTAGTTTTCATAACAAATCGTTCAACAATCTAAATTATTCGTATTTGTAGAACCCTTCACCAGTTTTAAATCCCAGCTTGCCTTGATTGAATAATTCTATCAGTGATTTTGATGGCATATACCTATCATCCTTAAAGCTTGTATAAAGCGTATTTAATATTAATAAACAAACATCGATGCCGATCAAATCCGCTAGTGCAAATGGTCCCATCGGGTGATTTAGACCCAATTTCATTGCCGAGTCAATATCTTCCTTTGAAGCTATGCCGGATTCATAGAGCTTTACAGCGTCATTAATTTGTGGCAACAGAAGCCGATTTACTATAAATCCTGGGGAATCATTAACAGTTACTGGCTTCTTATTTAGCTCTTTGCTAAAGTTAATTAT from Methanocella conradii HZ254 harbors:
- a CDS encoding glycosyltransferase family 4 protein, translated to MNILYVSPFSHGVNVSPALYLAHLVANRGNNVYFYTIKKSYVQFKDKSGKIKIASPPENVEMHYINNKFIFPDIAYPFINPIKEYFDLLKIVKEKQIDIIHFYFPEHLICLPLLRKNAFVNIPVVLSINSVPGYDWFYGKKYVDFIGKIYSKLVSSRIIQNADRIIPYSTISIDTLISFGHDRRKIVNMIPHGVDILFFKPSENKESLREKHKLPKDAFIIIYTGRFVKVKRLDLLIQAFEKVLHKINNAFLLLVGDGPQKKELISMVDPCCRDRVRFIDFVGPIVLSELYAASDMFSLISSGEGISSSLLEACASGLPALVSNVGANRVIVQDGLNGYVINDVDEDSIAQKIIDIKTNHSFLSKNSRDISIKKLNWNGITDQYIKIYYELINKRSEV
- a CDS encoding DUF1972 domain-containing protein, which encodes MKTKKIAIVGARGIGNYGGFETFVSELAPRLVNKGFKVYCSCEKNGIGELPYHKGVKLIYFPIKISNNYLLRKLFEILYDIYFNIACPIYFKCDIVYSLGVGANIFVLFPRLLGKKSIVNVDGIEWKRPKFNPVERIILKFMFKMTVMGADRIVIDSRSLLNHIDNRYRKKTIYIPYGVSDIEINPWDEKKLQRYIDDNYKIFPDSYWLVVARLEPENNIHTILEGYLKSKSKKPLVVVGDYTSKNYKKAIRAILENDKEGRILMAGAIYNDKSLLDMLRQNCFAYVHGHSVGGTNPSLLEAMSMKNIIVAHDNEFNREVCGESAIYFKDAEELRERIESIEKMPEKYANLKDEIYIKVMKNYSWEGIITEYVDLFSRIGADK